In Nitrososphaera sp., the sequence ACTGAAAAGACACTCCGGCAGCTCAGAAGCGAGCAGCAGTCGAACAGTGCGATGCGGCAGCAAGAGATGTATGGCTAACGGTACGCGCACCGCACGCACAGGCTCTCAGACGCGTGCCTCTCGCCATTCGCTGCGAGAAAGAGAAGGCATCGCCGCGTCGCGCCATCTCTGCGCCTGCGACCCTGCACTGGCCCGGATTATCGGCCAGGTTGGAGCATGCACTATAAGGTCCGAGCCCGATGCCTTCATGTCGCTGGTGAGGGCAATAGTTTACCAGCAGCTGGCAGGAAGCGCCGCAGATGCGATTTTTGGTCGCTTTTTGAATTTGTACGGCAAAGACACATTTCCCCGGCCGGCGCAAATCCTTGCGACCGATGTCTCGGCCCTGAGGTCAACGGGTCTTTCTGCAAGAAAAATAGAGTACATATGCGATCTTGCAGCGCATGTCTCGGACGGCCGGCTCGACCTCGCTTCGCTATCGTCGCTTCCAGACGAGGAAATAATTGAGAAGCTCACATGCGTAAAGGGGATTGGCAGGTGGACGGCTGAAATGTTTTTGATATTCTGTCTTGGCAGGCCCGACGTGCTGCCTGTTGGTGACCTCGGGTTCCGGCGAGCGATAAAAATCCATTATGGGCTTGAGGAGCTGCCGACGCCAGAAGTGGCAAGAAAAATAGCGGAACCCTGGAAGCCGTACTCCAGCATCGCGACGTGG encodes:
- a CDS encoding DNA-3-methyladenine glycosylase; translated protein: MANGTRTARTGSQTRASRHSLREREGIAASRHLCACDPALARIIGQVGACTIRSEPDAFMSLVRAIVYQQLAGSAADAIFGRFLNLYGKDTFPRPAQILATDVSALRSTGLSARKIEYICDLAAHVSDGRLDLASLSSLPDEEIIEKLTCVKGIGRWTAEMFLIFCLGRPDVLPVGDLGFRRAIKIHYGLEELPTPEVARKIAEPWKPYSSIATWYLWKSLEKFKGIG